From the Actinomycetota bacterium genome, one window contains:
- a CDS encoding TusE/DsrC/DsvC family sulfur relay protein, giving the protein METENPDVITDDEKGYLTDPESWNENIARQLARREGIDELTDEMMDVIRFMRSFYKTYGSFPILNSVCKNVQQPKECVNEEFIDPLKAWKIAGLPYPGEEVIYYLNRPL; this is encoded by the coding sequence ATGGAAACCGAGAATCCGGATGTGATCACCGATGACGAGAAGGGTTACCTCACCGATCCCGAAAGCTGGAACGAGAACATCGCCCGTCAGCTGGCCAGACGTGAGGGCATCGATGAGCTGACCGACGAGATGATGGACGTGATCCGCTTCATGCGGTCTTTCTACAAGACTTACGGCTCGTTCCCCATCCTCAACTCGGTCTGCAAGAACGTCCAGCAGCCAAAGGAGTGCGTCAACGAGGAGTTCATCGACCCCCTGAAGGCCTGGAAGATCGCCGGACTGCCATATCCGGGCGAAGAGGTCATCTATTACCTGAACCGGCCTCTCTAA